A window of Mytilus trossulus isolate FHL-02 unplaced genomic scaffold, PNRI_Mtr1.1.1.hap1 h1tg000138l__unscaffolded, whole genome shotgun sequence contains these coding sequences:
- the LOC134700369 gene encoding uncharacterized protein LOC134700369, with translation MAKSNEQSEPKMASYAEKTKTDPKTIEPSDMVSVKPVFIQETDVFGSNSDGETLKKLYLTHPEMYKAVGEVVPERTITGLQRIRGLWRIYLDDEAERDILISKCLKLRGKSIWIYSRNPRVTVHENVTDIRIRVKDVPLSADDGQIIREMEKHGCLILSSMRERLRYNNKVTNCLTGDRIIICEGPLTEHIPRSIFIGKYRATIIYRDQPKNNPQNMKCSKCLQEGHQTRDCTNDWVCRSCGEEGHKQNACTKDAYSDAQEQSDKENTKESHETSDADDETSESDSGTDATQISVKTNNDEVCASTTATGREGASVADCEGVSTTGYEDDNGQSQSIINPVADPQKRKKIKKKKKSSKKNSELSQAEITLFMSSNNQSTKESTKKSQTPSKQPVSISFLKSPVTPTEKLHDKESDSTAKRSKTTVS, from the coding sequence ATGGCAAAATCCAATGAACAAAGTGAACCCAAAATGGCGTCCTAcgcagaaaaaacaaaaacagaccCTAAAACGATTGAGCCCTCAGACATGGTTAGTGTTAAACCTGTATTTATACAGGAAACAGATGTCTTTGGGTCAAATTCGGATGGAGAGACTCTAAAAAAACTATACCTGACTCACCCTGAAATGTATAAAGCTGTCGGTGAAGTAGTACCAGAAAGAACAATTACTGGTCTTCAAAGAATCCGAGGCTTATGGAGAATTTACCTCGATGACGAAGCTGAGAGAGATATTCTCATATCCAAATGCCTCAAACTTCGTGGTAAATCAATCTGGATTTACTCCAGAAATCCTCGTGTAACTGTACACGAAAACGTCACTGATATACGGATAAGAGTTAAAGATGTACCGCTTTCAGCAGACGACGGACAAATAATTAGAGAGATGGAAAAACATGGGTGCTTAATTTTGAGTAGTATGCGTGAACGGCTAAGATACAACAACAAAGTGACAAACTGTCTAACAGGAGATAGGATCATCATTTGTGAAGGACCGCTAACAGAGCACATCCCAAGATCCATTTTCATTGGCAAATATAGAGCCACCATCATCTATCGCGATCAGCCTAAAAACAACCCTCAAAATATGAAATGCTCAAAATGTTTGCAGGAAGGTCATCAAACAAGAGACTGTACAAATGATTGGGTGTGTAGGTCATGCGGAGAAGAAGGACACAaacaaaatgcatgtaccaaagATGCTTATTCGGATGCACAAGAGCAATCAGATaaagaaaacacaaaagaaaGCCATGAAACAAGTGATGCAGATGACGAGACTTCTGAATCTGATTCTGGCACTGACGCAACACAAATATCAGTCAAAACCAACAATGATGAAGTATGTGCAAGCACAACGGCTACCGGACGGGAAGGTGCATCAGTTGCAGATTGTGAAGGTGTATCAACTACTGGATATGAAGATGACAACGGACAGTCGCAATCTATTATCAATCCAGTAGCTGATCCACAAAAACGgaagaaaatcaaaaagaaaaaaaagagcagtaaaaaaaatagtgaactAAGTCAAGCTGAAATAACCTTATTCATGTCTAGTAACAATCAAAGCACAAAAGAATCAACCAAAAAATCTCAAACTCCATCAAAGCAACCTGTCAGTATTTCCTTTCTGAAGTCTCCAGTGACACCAACTGAGAAGCTTCACGACAAAGAGAGTGACTCTACTGCCAAGAGGTCCAAAACAACTGTTTCCtaa